A genomic stretch from Moraxella nasicaprae includes:
- the yghU gene encoding glutathione-dependent disulfide-bond oxidoreductase: MSYTVPKIWDYETVKNQNGGKFGGTNRPTSGATHIQSLPKGEFDYQLYSLNTPNGIKVNIILEEIKKLGKISGYDAYKIDIMSGQQFGSDFVDINPNSKIPALVDYSGDTPVKLFESGAILLYLAQKYGEFLPTDTIKNAQTLSWLMWQMGSAPFLGGGFGHFYAYAPFAQEYPINRYAMEAKRQLDVLNQHLATHQYMVGDDYTVADMAIYPWYGRLCLGQLYVSEHYNAYEFLSAHEYTHLIRWAKTIAKRPAVQSAEQLALQAIE; encoded by the coding sequence ATGAGCTATACAGTACCTAAAATCTGGGATTATGAGACCGTCAAAAACCAAAATGGTGGTAAATTTGGCGGTACAAATCGCCCAACCTCAGGAGCAACGCACATACAATCCTTACCCAAAGGCGAATTTGATTATCAATTGTACAGCCTCAACACTCCCAACGGCATTAAAGTTAATATTATTTTAGAAGAAATTAAAAAATTAGGCAAAATCTCTGGCTACGATGCTTATAAGATTGACATCATGTCAGGTCAGCAATTTGGCTCGGATTTTGTGGATATTAACCCAAACTCAAAAATCCCTGCTTTGGTGGATTATTCTGGCGACACCCCCGTTAAATTATTTGAAAGCGGGGCGATTTTGTTGTATCTTGCCCAAAAATATGGCGAATTTTTACCAACAGACACCATAAAAAATGCTCAGACTTTATCTTGGTTGATGTGGCAAATGGGGTCTGCACCATTTTTAGGTGGTGGCTTTGGGCATTTTTATGCCTATGCTCCTTTTGCCCAAGAATACCCAATCAACCGCTATGCCATGGAAGCCAAACGCCAACTTGATGTACTTAATCAACATTTGGCAACCCATCAATATATGGTTGGCGATGATTATACTGTGGCAGATATGGCGATTTATCCTTGGTATGGCAGACTGTGTTTGGGTCAATTATATGTGAGCGAGCATTATAATGCCTATGAATTTTTATCCGCTCATGAATACACACACCTGATTCGCTGGGCAAAAACCATTGCCAAGCGTCCTGCGGTGCAGTCAGCCGAGCAGTTGGCACTACAAGCGATTGAATAA
- a CDS encoding ABC transporter substrate-binding protein — protein MKFFPKSLMMGTALLAALGLGACQDKADKQVANPEQLQELIIALDWVPNTNHTGLYVALDQGYFAKQGFDAKIVQPSEDSTSTLVASGRADFGVYFQPNMVKRLNKGEPITAVAAITQSNSAGLLSLKSLGATSPADLNGKRYSTWEDPVDDATVASVVGDNLVKIPGESTDATTALRMNQFDYILAYYSWDGIHAGIKGVDTNFFYLKDTNPVFDYYSPVLIANSKALADNPERYKKALAAIEAGYLYAAKNPEESAKILMKHAPEINPELAMASQAYISPTYLDKNGQWGRFDYARWDSFFDWVYQHKLIDKPFAPQAGVSNDYLPQ, from the coding sequence ATGAAATTTTTTCCAAAATCGTTGATGATGGGTACAGCGTTGCTGGCAGCATTGGGCTTGGGTGCTTGCCAAGACAAAGCAGACAAGCAAGTGGCAAACCCAGAACAACTCCAAGAGTTAATCATCGCCCTAGATTGGGTGCCAAACACCAATCATACAGGCTTGTATGTGGCGTTGGATCAGGGTTATTTTGCTAAACAAGGGTTTGATGCCAAAATCGTACAGCCCAGCGAAGACAGCACCTCCACATTGGTGGCAAGTGGTCGGGCAGATTTTGGAGTGTATTTTCAGCCCAACATGGTCAAACGCTTAAACAAAGGCGAGCCAATCACGGCAGTTGCCGCCATCACACAAAGCAACAGTGCAGGTTTGTTATCACTAAAATCATTGGGAGCAACTTCACCAGCTGATTTGAACGGCAAACGCTATTCAACTTGGGAAGACCCTGTGGACGATGCTACGGTTGCTAGTGTGGTTGGCGATAATTTGGTCAAAATTCCTGGTGAAAGCACCGATGCAACAACAGCATTGCGTATGAATCAGTTTGACTATATTTTGGCATATTATAGCTGGGACGGCATTCATGCTGGCATCAAGGGTGTCGATACCAATTTCTTTTATTTAAAAGATACCAATCCTGTCTTTGACTATTATTCACCAGTTTTGATTGCCAACAGTAAGGCATTGGCAGACAATCCAGAACGCTACAAAAAAGCCTTGGCTGCCATCGAAGCAGGTTATCTGTATGCCGCCAAAAATCCAGAAGAAAGTGCGAAGATTTTGATGAAACACGCCCCAGAAATCAATCCAGAATTGGCGATGGCCAGCCAAGCCTATATTTCGCCAACCTATCTGGATAAAAATGGTCAATGGGGTAGATTTGACTATGCTCGCTGGGATTCTTTTTTTGATTGGGTGTATCAACATAAGCTGATTGATAAGCCTTTTGCTCCACAAGCAGGCGTCAGCAATGACTATTTGCCACAATGA
- a CDS encoding ABC transporter permease: MKAFVRLGALFGQYSLVILLLAVWQGVVMIGVLPDYLLPSPSQILQALFDDALLLAHHAQYTLATAFLGTAIGLLLSFILSILMDLSKGFRQKVYPILLLNQTIPTIAIAPLLVIWLGYGILPKVVLVVLSVFFPMTIALLDGYRSVENEQLNLFKSMKATTYQTYIHLKIPSAMGYFFTGLKVALSYALISAVVAEWLGGYHGLGVYMTRVRKSYELDNMFAVIFLISFLTLLLIALVKWLENRAMHYKNKE; this comes from the coding sequence ATGAAAGCCTTTGTTCGCTTGGGTGCATTATTTGGGCAATATAGCTTGGTCATCTTATTGCTGGCGGTATGGCAGGGCGTGGTGATGATAGGGGTGTTGCCTGATTATTTATTACCCAGTCCTAGCCAAATCTTGCAAGCACTATTTGATGATGCCTTGTTGCTGGCTCATCATGCTCAGTACACGCTTGCCACAGCGTTTCTTGGTACTGCAATAGGGCTATTATTGAGCTTTATTTTGTCCATTTTGATGGATTTATCCAAAGGATTTCGCCAAAAAGTTTATCCGATTTTATTGCTTAATCAGACCATTCCCACGATTGCCATCGCACCTTTGTTGGTCATTTGGTTGGGTTATGGGATTTTGCCCAAAGTGGTGCTGGTGGTTTTATCGGTATTTTTTCCGATGACCATTGCGTTATTGGACGGTTATCGTTCGGTTGAAAACGAACAGCTCAATCTATTTAAATCCATGAAAGCAACCACTTATCAGACTTACATACACCTAAAAATACCCTCTGCAATGGGATATTTTTTTACAGGATTAAAAGTGGCATTATCCTACGCACTCATTTCTGCGGTAGTGGCAGAGTGGCTTGGTGGCTATCATGGGCTTGGTGTGTATATGACCCGAGTGCGAAAATCCTACGAACTGGATAATATGTTTGCGGTCATTTTTTTAATCAGTTTTTTAACTTTGCTGTTGATTGCATTAGTGAAATGGCTTGAAAATCGTGCCATGCACTACAAAAACAAGGAGTGA
- a CDS encoding MotA/TolQ/ExbB proton channel family protein, whose product MDFAFYWSHTDAVSKTLFFILLALSLVSWVVGIVRLVQSKQMAGTIDEQLNQAMKSIEPELAGLEFNQKKMATEQRLLQQIARHRFELEKGLPILGTTASIAPFIGLFGTVWGIFHALHSIGATGQAGLAQVAGPVGEALIMTGLGLAVAIPAVIFYNISTRINKRALHIATDTAHQILARTAL is encoded by the coding sequence ATGGATTTTGCATTTTATTGGTCGCATACTGATGCGGTGAGTAAGACCTTATTTTTTATCTTATTGGCATTGTCATTGGTGTCATGGGTGGTTGGTATTGTGCGTTTGGTGCAATCCAAGCAAATGGCTGGCACGATTGATGAGCAGCTAAATCAAGCGATGAAAAGCATTGAGCCTGAACTGGCTGGGCTTGAATTTAATCAAAAAAAGATGGCAACCGAGCAACGACTATTGCAACAAATTGCCCGCCATCGTTTTGAGCTTGAAAAAGGATTGCCAATCCTTGGTACAACAGCGTCCATTGCCCCATTTATTGGACTATTTGGTACGGTTTGGGGTATCTTTCATGCTTTGCATAGCATTGGTGCAACAGGTCAGGCAGGTTTGGCTCAGGTTGCAGGTCCTGTGGGTGAAGCCTTGATTATGACAGGTCTTGGTCTGGCAGTGGCAATTCCTGCGGTCATTTTTTATAATATTTCCACTCGCATCAATAAGCGTGCCTTGCATATTGCGACTGATACCGCCCATCAAATTTTGGCTCGTACAGCACTATAA
- a CDS encoding ExbD/TolR family protein: MAFELGDGDNQGMNEMNLIPLIDIMLVLMIIFLVTATVLNPSVPLDLPKTSASINDTPPEVVQISIDAQSQIYWDKEAISLDELNKRFGDQVLAGKNPQINLRADKEGKYDMVAQVLATASGVGLNKIAFVSE, from the coding sequence ATGGCATTTGAATTAGGTGATGGCGACAATCAAGGCATGAATGAGATGAATCTTATTCCATTGATTGATATTATGCTGGTATTGATGATTATCTTTTTGGTAACAGCGACGGTGCTTAATCCAAGCGTGCCACTGGATTTGCCAAAAACTTCTGCCAGCATCAATGATACACCGCCAGAAGTGGTACAAATCAGCATCGATGCCCAAAGTCAAATTTATTGGGACAAAGAGGCCATCAGTTTAGATGAATTAAATAAACGATTTGGCGATCAGGTATTGGCTGGCAAAAATCCACAAATCAATCTACGAGCAGACAAAGAGGGCAAATATGACATGGTTGCCCAAGTGCTTGCCACAGCCAGTGGCGTAGGTCTAAATAAAATCGCCTTTGTTAGCGAATGA